Proteins co-encoded in one Pseudoliparis swirei isolate HS2019 ecotype Mariana Trench chromosome 7, NWPU_hadal_v1, whole genome shotgun sequence genomic window:
- the cenph gene encoding centromere protein H isoform X2 codes for MRQTGLGPAATDRHRHCCVMDPSDNAGSRQPTVEAVALSYGPAPDGSTGQKDAQPADMLRIKQQMSNQCFEMAVQLQSGKSKRSCSTSEAGRELSEYVNELDRVKTIHFISTLTLHRMQMWHAIGEKLKQNDSEALALKAENDRCMNLCSQIKQLQQESRVFQDEITELQKKRLEMKRLTHEKMKEMDELTSKAGHPDTEKYKAVLERGQANLEKYKKMTVMTQNVLRGILLACKVNWMDDPKLRDIAMTLEEFSISD; via the exons ATGCGACAGACTGGTCTGGGTCCTGCAGCGACAGACAG GCACCGCCACTGTTGTGTGATGGACCCGTCTGACAACGCGGGGAGCCGCCAGCCCACGGTGGAGGCCGTGGCTCTGAGCTATGGTCCGGCTCCTGACGGCTCCACCGGACAGAAAGACGCCCAGCCTGCAGACATGCTGAG AATAAAACAACAGATGTCCAACCAGTGCTTTGAGATGGCCGTACAGCTACAATCAG GGAAAAGTAAGAGATCATGCAGCACATCTGAAGCTGGGAGAGAATT GTCAGAATATGTGAATGAACTGGACAGAGTCAAGACGATTCATTTTATCAGCACGTTGACGCTGCACAG AATGCAGATGTGGCACGCTATTGGAGAAAAGCTGAAACAGAATGACTCAGAAGCCCT TGCCCTGAAAGCTGAGAACGATCGCTGCATGAATCTGTGTtcacaaataaaacaacttCAGCAA GAGTCGAGAGTTTTTCAAGATGAAATCACAGAACTACAGAAGAAGAGGCTCG AGATGAAGCGGCTCACGCATGAGAAAATGAAGGAGATGGATGAGTTGACGTCCAAGGCAGGCCACCCCGATACAGAGAAGTACAAAGCTGTGTTGGAGAGAGGCCAGGCCAACCTTGAGAAATACAAAAAGATGACCGTCATGACACAGAACGTCCTCAGG GGCATCCTCTTGGCCTGTAAAGTCAACTGGATGGATGATCCCAAACTTCGAGACATCGCCATGACGCTGGAGGAATTTTCTATTTCTGACTAG
- the cenph gene encoding centromere protein H isoform X1, which translates to MFNSRCTRMEKKRAHYSALAWHSCSLTWRQSSTRGLNNELLEASCDRLVWVLQRQTGLGPAATDRHRHCCVMDPSDNAGSRQPTVEAVALSYGPAPDGSTGQKDAQPADMLRIKQQMSNQCFEMAVQLQSGKSKRSCSTSEAGRELSEYVNELDRVKTIHFISTLTLHRMQMWHAIGEKLKQNDSEALALKAENDRCMNLCSQIKQLQQESRVFQDEITELQKKRLEMKRLTHEKMKEMDELTSKAGHPDTEKYKAVLERGQANLEKYKKMTVMTQNVLRGILLACKVNWMDDPKLRDIAMTLEEFSISD; encoded by the exons ATGTTTAATAGCAGGTGTACTCGAATGGAGAAGAAACGCGCGCACTACTCAGCACTGGCATGGCACAGTTGCTCCTTAACTTGGAGGCAGTCATCGACGCGTGGACTGAATAATGAGCTGCTCGAAGCTTCATGCGACAGACTGGTCTGGGTCCTGCAGCGACAGACAGGTCTGGGTCCTGCAGCGACAGACAG GCACCGCCACTGTTGTGTGATGGACCCGTCTGACAACGCGGGGAGCCGCCAGCCCACGGTGGAGGCCGTGGCTCTGAGCTATGGTCCGGCTCCTGACGGCTCCACCGGACAGAAAGACGCCCAGCCTGCAGACATGCTGAG AATAAAACAACAGATGTCCAACCAGTGCTTTGAGATGGCCGTACAGCTACAATCAG GGAAAAGTAAGAGATCATGCAGCACATCTGAAGCTGGGAGAGAATT GTCAGAATATGTGAATGAACTGGACAGAGTCAAGACGATTCATTTTATCAGCACGTTGACGCTGCACAG AATGCAGATGTGGCACGCTATTGGAGAAAAGCTGAAACAGAATGACTCAGAAGCCCT TGCCCTGAAAGCTGAGAACGATCGCTGCATGAATCTGTGTtcacaaataaaacaacttCAGCAA GAGTCGAGAGTTTTTCAAGATGAAATCACAGAACTACAGAAGAAGAGGCTCG AGATGAAGCGGCTCACGCATGAGAAAATGAAGGAGATGGATGAGTTGACGTCCAAGGCAGGCCACCCCGATACAGAGAAGTACAAAGCTGTGTTGGAGAGAGGCCAGGCCAACCTTGAGAAATACAAAAAGATGACCGTCATGACACAGAACGTCCTCAGG GGCATCCTCTTGGCCTGTAAAGTCAACTGGATGGATGATCCCAAACTTCGAGACATCGCCATGACGCTGGAGGAATTTTCTATTTCTGACTAG
- the cenph gene encoding centromere protein H isoform X3: protein MDPSDNAGSRQPTVEAVALSYGPAPDGSTGQKDAQPADMLRIKQQMSNQCFEMAVQLQSGKSKRSCSTSEAGRELSEYVNELDRVKTIHFISTLTLHRMQMWHAIGEKLKQNDSEALALKAENDRCMNLCSQIKQLQQESRVFQDEITELQKKRLEMKRLTHEKMKEMDELTSKAGHPDTEKYKAVLERGQANLEKYKKMTVMTQNVLRGILLACKVNWMDDPKLRDIAMTLEEFSISD from the exons ATGGACCCGTCTGACAACGCGGGGAGCCGCCAGCCCACGGTGGAGGCCGTGGCTCTGAGCTATGGTCCGGCTCCTGACGGCTCCACCGGACAGAAAGACGCCCAGCCTGCAGACATGCTGAG AATAAAACAACAGATGTCCAACCAGTGCTTTGAGATGGCCGTACAGCTACAATCAG GGAAAAGTAAGAGATCATGCAGCACATCTGAAGCTGGGAGAGAATT GTCAGAATATGTGAATGAACTGGACAGAGTCAAGACGATTCATTTTATCAGCACGTTGACGCTGCACAG AATGCAGATGTGGCACGCTATTGGAGAAAAGCTGAAACAGAATGACTCAGAAGCCCT TGCCCTGAAAGCTGAGAACGATCGCTGCATGAATCTGTGTtcacaaataaaacaacttCAGCAA GAGTCGAGAGTTTTTCAAGATGAAATCACAGAACTACAGAAGAAGAGGCTCG AGATGAAGCGGCTCACGCATGAGAAAATGAAGGAGATGGATGAGTTGACGTCCAAGGCAGGCCACCCCGATACAGAGAAGTACAAAGCTGTGTTGGAGAGAGGCCAGGCCAACCTTGAGAAATACAAAAAGATGACCGTCATGACACAGAACGTCCTCAGG GGCATCCTCTTGGCCTGTAAAGTCAACTGGATGGATGATCCCAAACTTCGAGACATCGCCATGACGCTGGAGGAATTTTCTATTTCTGACTAG